In Chitinophaga varians, the following are encoded in one genomic region:
- the traJ gene encoding conjugative transposon protein TraJ, which yields MKRCIVLLFVFVLFAPSFAFAQGVADGINSLQAVLDKLKSDMMPMCGDLIGVGRAIAGMGATFYIGHRVWKHIANGESVDVYPLLRPFVLGWCILNFPVVITIMDGVLSPTVIGTKQVKDKSDLAIKELFKKKEEMMKRSDQWQALVGEGGSGDRDLWMKYAHKDVQTEDWKEKIMHNMEFVASKLAYRMQNSVKQIISVILQILYAAAALCINTLRTFNLIVLAILGPIVFGLSVFDGFHHTLTVYLSRYVNVYLWLPVTNILASILGKIQENILKLDLASLTRDGTTVFGLYDTGYIIFMIIGIIAYTTVPNIAEWIVHVGGGNALQHKVTRIAANTVNTVTTAATQSVGMATNYMKSKISG from the coding sequence ATGAAAAGGTGCATTGTGCTATTGTTTGTATTTGTATTGTTTGCCCCATCTTTTGCTTTTGCCCAGGGAGTTGCCGACGGCATTAATAGCCTGCAAGCTGTCTTGGATAAGTTGAAAAGTGATATGATGCCTATGTGTGGCGATTTAATAGGAGTAGGCCGCGCAATTGCTGGTATGGGCGCAACTTTTTACATCGGACACCGTGTGTGGAAACATATTGCCAATGGGGAGTCAGTTGATGTATACCCCTTACTTCGGCCATTTGTTTTGGGCTGGTGTATTCTTAATTTTCCCGTTGTGATTACTATCATGGACGGAGTATTGTCTCCTACTGTAATTGGGACGAAACAGGTGAAAGACAAATCGGACCTGGCTATTAAGGAGCTGTTTAAAAAAAAGGAGGAGATGATGAAGAGATCGGATCAGTGGCAGGCACTCGTTGGTGAGGGTGGTTCCGGTGATCGTGACTTATGGATGAAATATGCGCATAAGGATGTACAGACTGAGGATTGGAAGGAGAAAATAATGCATAACATGGAATTCGTTGCAAGTAAGCTGGCATACCGGATGCAAAACTCTGTCAAGCAGATAATATCAGTTATTTTGCAAATTCTGTATGCCGCCGCTGCATTATGTATAAATACATTACGAACCTTTAATCTCATTGTCTTAGCCATTTTGGGTCCTATAGTATTTGGTTTGAGCGTATTCGACGGTTTTCATCATACCCTAACCGTTTACTTAAGCCGATACGTAAATGTCTACTTGTGGTTACCCGTGACCAATATTCTAGCGTCAATTCTTGGTAAAATTCAGGAGAATATTTTGAAGTTGGATTTGGCGTCTCTGACTCGCGATGGCACTACCGTGTTCGGTTTATACGATACTGGATATATCATCTTCATGATTATTGGAATTATCGCATACACTACTGTTCCTAATATCGCTGAGTGGATAGTTCACGTCGGTGGCGGAAATGCATTACAACATAAAGTGACTAGGATTGCTGCTAACACTGTCAATACAGTGACAACCGCAGCAACTCAGAGTGTTGGAATGGCTACTAATTATATGAAGTCCAAGATATCAGGATGA
- the traK gene encoding conjugative transposon protein TraK, which yields MLEQLKNIDSAFKHIRLFSIVLVISSVFLGGFSIYRCTVYAEAVGKRIFVITNSGKALEAIAANRRDNMQVECRDHVKVFHELFFSLLPDDKAIENQISKALYLADRSAKIQYDNLKESGYYKQVVGGNISQELTIDSISVSTVEQPFHFTFYGKQKIIRPTSTVLRDLITTGEIRVLQDRTDANSHGLLIEKWEIVRNNDLQIFKR from the coding sequence ATGTTGGAACAATTAAAAAATATAGACAGTGCTTTTAAGCACATCAGATTGTTTAGCATTGTACTGGTGATTTCTTCTGTCTTTCTAGGAGGATTTTCAATATACCGATGTACGGTGTATGCAGAGGCTGTTGGGAAGAGAATATTTGTTATCACAAATTCCGGGAAAGCGTTGGAAGCCATTGCGGCAAACCGAAGGGATAATATGCAAGTTGAATGCAGGGACCACGTTAAGGTTTTTCACGAGTTGTTTTTCTCTCTTCTTCCTGATGATAAGGCGATTGAGAATCAAATCTCAAAAGCACTTTATTTAGCGGATAGAAGCGCCAAGATCCAGTATGATAACCTAAAAGAATCAGGTTACTATAAGCAAGTGGTAGGTGGGAACATCTCTCAAGAGCTTACCATAGACAGTATTTCAGTAAGTACAGTAGAACAGCCCTTTCACTTTACATTTTATGGAAAGCAGAAGATTATAAGACCAACCAGTACAGTTTTGAGGGACTTGATAACAACAGGAGAGATACGTGTGTTGCAGGATCGTACTGATGCAAATTCGCATGGCTTGTTAATTGAAAAATGGGAAATAGTACGCAATAATGACCTCCAAATTTTTAAAAGATGA